The genomic DNA CGACCGGGTGAGCCTGTCGGCCTGGGGAGTGGTGCTGTGCCTGGTCGGGTTGGCCGGGCTCAGCGCCGGCACCCTCTACCAGAAGCGCTTCGTCCCCGCCATGGACGTCCGCACCGGCACCGCCACCCAGCTTCTCGCCAGTGCCCCGGCGGTCGGCCTGGTCTGCCTGGCCGTCGAGACGCCGCGGGTGTCGGACTGGACGGCGTTCGGCGGGTCGGTGGCCTGGATGGTGCTGGTCAACTCCATCGCGGCGTTCATCCTGCTCAACACCATGCTGGCGCGCTCGTCCGCCAGCCGGGTCAGCACCGTGTTCTTCCTGACGCCGGCGGTGACGGCGGTGCTGGCCTGGCTGCTGGCCGGGCAGTCTCTGCATCCGCTCGCCGTCGCCGGGCTCGCGCTCGGCGGCGCCGGTGTCCTGCTCGCCAACCACCGGCCCCGGCTCCGGTGACCTGGTCCGGGGGCCGGAAACGGCCGGCGGCTCTTCGGGGCCACAGCTCGGCCATCCGCCGCGGCGGGGGCGGGCTGCCTGGTAGCCGTAGGCCCCCGACACCGCTGCGAGGGCATCGGGCCCGGCGACCCGTGGCGGGTCGCCGGGCCGGTAACCGGTGGTCAGCTCGGGATTGCGCTGCCCTCGCAACCATCGCCGATCTGGCCCGTCTCGAAGTACCGCACCACGTCGGCCGCGCACTTGGGCACCCGGGTGGTCGACACGTGCACATCGTCGGCGACCGTGTAGACGGTGCCGCCGATGGCGCGCCGCGTCTGCAGCGTCCAGTCGTAGACGGACATGAACTCGTGCAGGTGCCCCGCCAGCACCAGTGACCCGCTGCCCCGCTTCAACGTGGCCTGCTGCA from Nonomuraea muscovyensis includes the following:
- a CDS encoding DMT family transporter, with product MLAPPLFVVLWSSAFIAGIPGVAAAPPLLLMFARFAVAGTLLAGYALITRAPWPRGRALAHIAVSGLLMQAVQFGSFYTVLGMGFPAAVISLVQGLSPIVVALAARFLGEPVTGRQWLGFALGASGVLLAVADRVSLSAWGVVLCLVGLAGLSAGTLYQKRFVPAMDVRTGTATQLLASAPAVGLVCLAVETPRVSDWTAFGGSVAWMVLVNSIAAFILLNTMLARSSASRVSTVFFLTPAVTAVLAWLLAGQSLHPLAVAGLALGGAGVLLANHRPRLR